The proteins below are encoded in one region of Mycolicibacterium neworleansense:
- the ipdE1 gene encoding acyl-CoA dehydrogenase IpdE1 → MIEVQEFRAEVRQWLADNLVGEFAALKGLGGPGREHEAFEERRAWNQHLAAAGLTCLGWPVEHGGRGLSVAHRVAFYEEYARANAPDKVNHLGEELLGPTLIEYGTPEQQQRFLPKILDVTELWSQGYSEPNAGSDLANVATTAELVGDEWVINGQKVWTSLAHWAQWCFVVARTEKGSKRHAGLSYLLVPLDQPGVEIRPIIQLTGDSEFNEVFFDDARTEASLVVGQPGDGWRVAMGTLTFERGVSTLGQQIRYAREHSNLVELAKRTGAADDPLIRQRLTESWTGLQAMRSYALATMDVEQPGQDNVSKLLWANWHRELGEIAMDVQGMAGLTLPEGEFDEWQRLYLFSRSDTIYGGSNEIQRNIIAERVLGLPREAKG, encoded by the coding sequence GTGATAGAGGTCCAGGAGTTCCGGGCCGAGGTCCGGCAGTGGCTCGCAGACAATCTCGTTGGCGAATTCGCGGCGCTGAAGGGCCTGGGTGGACCGGGGCGTGAACACGAAGCCTTCGAAGAGCGGCGGGCGTGGAATCAGCATCTCGCCGCAGCGGGATTGACCTGCCTCGGCTGGCCGGTGGAGCACGGCGGCCGCGGGCTGTCGGTCGCGCATCGCGTCGCCTTCTACGAGGAGTACGCGCGCGCGAACGCACCCGACAAGGTCAACCACCTGGGCGAGGAACTGCTCGGGCCGACGCTCATCGAGTACGGCACCCCCGAGCAGCAGCAGCGGTTCCTGCCCAAGATTCTCGACGTGACCGAGCTGTGGAGCCAGGGTTACTCCGAGCCCAACGCCGGCAGTGACCTGGCCAATGTGGCGACGACGGCCGAGCTGGTCGGCGACGAGTGGGTGATAAACGGCCAGAAGGTGTGGACGTCGCTCGCCCACTGGGCGCAGTGGTGCTTCGTCGTGGCGCGCACCGAGAAGGGCTCCAAGCGCCACGCCGGACTGTCCTATCTGCTGGTGCCGCTGGATCAGCCGGGCGTCGAGATCCGCCCGATCATCCAGCTGACCGGGGACTCCGAGTTCAACGAGGTGTTCTTCGACGACGCCCGTACCGAGGCCTCGCTCGTGGTCGGTCAGCCCGGTGACGGCTGGCGGGTGGCCATGGGCACGTTGACCTTCGAGCGTGGGGTGTCCACGCTGGGGCAGCAGATCCGCTACGCCCGTGAGCACTCCAATCTGGTCGAGCTGGCCAAGCGCACCGGCGCGGCCGACGATCCGCTGATCCGCCAAAGGCTGACCGAGTCGTGGACCGGCCTGCAGGCCATGCGGTCCTACGCCCTGGCCACCATGGACGTCGAGCAGCCCGGCCAGGACAACGTGAGCAAGCTGCTGTGGGCCAACTGGCATCGCGAGCTCGGTGAGATCGCCATGGATGTGCAGGGTATGGCCGGGCTGACACTGCCCGAGGGCGAGTTCGACGAGTGGCAGCGGCTGTACCTGTTCTCGCGGTCGGACACCATCTACGGCGGGTCCAACGAAATTCAGCGCAACATCATCGCCGAGCGGGTGCTCGGTCTACCCCGAGAGGCAAAGGGATGA
- a CDS encoding ATP-binding protein translates to MTDASALLRPHAEQLFSAELAALRSADEKPVPPNWLMSPHAVVRYLLGGETVEGVEITPKYIGPRRIIEVAVATLATDRALLLLGVPGTAKTWVSEHLAAAVTGDSTLLVQGTAGTVEEAVRYGWNYARLIAEGPSEQALVPSPIMTAMREGKIARLEELTRIPSEVQDALITVLSEKTLPVPELGTEVQATQGFNVIATANDRDRGVNDLSSALRRRFNTVVLPLPASLEDEVEIVTRRVADISGSLQLPEVPTSADEIRRVVTVFRELRSGLTADGRNKLKQPSGTLSTAEAISVVTQGIAMSAHFGDGLLRPADTAAGIVGAVVKDPVNDAVVWLEYLEAVVRERDGWADFYRASRDVLNS, encoded by the coding sequence ATGACTGACGCGTCCGCCCTCCTGCGCCCGCATGCCGAGCAGCTGTTCTCCGCCGAACTCGCCGCCTTGCGGTCGGCCGACGAGAAGCCCGTGCCACCGAACTGGTTGATGTCTCCGCACGCCGTGGTGCGCTACCTGCTGGGCGGGGAAACCGTTGAGGGCGTCGAGATCACGCCCAAGTACATCGGGCCCCGACGGATCATCGAGGTGGCCGTGGCGACGCTGGCCACCGACCGGGCGCTGCTGCTGCTCGGGGTGCCCGGCACCGCCAAGACCTGGGTGTCGGAGCATCTGGCCGCAGCCGTGACCGGGGATTCGACACTGTTGGTCCAGGGCACCGCGGGCACCGTCGAGGAAGCCGTGCGGTACGGCTGGAACTATGCCCGGCTGATCGCCGAAGGCCCATCCGAGCAGGCACTGGTCCCGTCACCGATCATGACCGCGATGCGCGAAGGCAAGATCGCCCGCCTCGAAGAGCTCACCCGGATCCCGTCAGAGGTGCAGGATGCCCTCATCACGGTGCTCTCCGAAAAGACGCTGCCCGTACCCGAACTCGGCACCGAGGTGCAGGCCACCCAGGGCTTCAACGTGATCGCGACGGCCAACGACCGCGACCGCGGGGTCAACGACCTGTCCTCGGCGTTGCGACGCCGGTTCAACACCGTGGTGCTCCCGCTGCCGGCGAGCCTCGAGGACGAAGTCGAGATCGTCACGCGCCGCGTAGCCGACATCAGCGGATCACTGCAGCTGCCCGAGGTTCCGACTTCGGCCGACGAAATCCGCCGCGTCGTCACGGTTTTCCGCGAGCTTCGCTCCGGATTGACCGCCGACGGCCGCAACAAGCTCAAGCAGCCGTCGGGCACGCTGTCCACCGCCGAGGCGATCTCCGTCGTCACCCAGGGCATCGCGATGTCGGCGCACTTCGGCGACGGGCTGCTGCGGCCGGCCGACACCGCGGCAGGCATCGTCGGTGCGGTCGTCAAGGATCCGGTCAACGACGCGGTGGTGTGGCTGGAGTATCTGGAGGCCGTGGTGCGCGAGCGTGACGGCTGGGCCGACTTCTACCGGGCATCGCGGGACGTGCTGAACTCGTGA
- the ipdF gene encoding (5R,7aS)-5-hydroxy-7a-methyl-1-oxo-2,3,5,6,7,7a-hexahydro-1H-indene-carboxyl-CoA reductase has translation MTDLSVAPNEVEGHGLLKGKVVLVTAAAGTGIGSSTARRALLEGADVVVSDYHERRLNETRDQLAELGLGRVEAVVCDVTSTEAVDALITSTVEKMGRLDVLVNNAGLGGETPLVDMTDDDWDRVLNVTLNSVMRATRAALRYFRGVEHGGVIVNNASVLGWRAQHSQSHYAAAKAGVMALTRCSAIEAVEFGVRINAVSPSIARHKFLERSADAALLDRLSSDEAFGRAAEPWEIATTIAYLASDYSSYLTGEVISVSSQRA, from the coding sequence ATGACAGATCTTTCGGTAGCTCCCAACGAGGTCGAGGGTCACGGCCTGCTCAAGGGCAAGGTCGTCCTGGTGACAGCCGCCGCCGGTACCGGTATCGGTTCGTCGACCGCACGCCGGGCCCTGTTGGAGGGTGCCGACGTCGTGGTGTCCGACTACCACGAGCGGCGCCTGAACGAGACCCGCGATCAGCTGGCGGAGCTCGGTCTCGGCCGGGTCGAGGCCGTCGTCTGCGACGTGACCTCCACCGAGGCGGTCGACGCGCTGATCACCTCGACGGTCGAAAAGATGGGCCGCCTGGACGTTCTGGTGAACAACGCCGGCCTCGGTGGTGAGACCCCGCTGGTCGACATGACCGATGACGATTGGGACCGGGTTCTCAACGTCACGCTGAACTCGGTCATGCGCGCCACCCGTGCCGCACTGCGGTACTTCCGCGGGGTCGAGCACGGCGGCGTCATCGTCAACAACGCCAGCGTTCTGGGGTGGCGCGCGCAGCACTCACAGTCCCACTACGCCGCCGCCAAGGCCGGCGTGATGGCGCTGACCCGGTGCAGCGCAATCGAAGCCGTCGAATTCGGGGTGCGGATCAACGCGGTGTCGCCGAGCATCGCGCGACACAAGTTCCTGGAGCGCTCGGCCGATGCCGCCCTGCTCGACCGGCTGTCGTCCGACGAGGCGTTCGGCCGCGCGGCCGAACCGTGGGAGATCGCCACCACCATCGCCTACCTGGCCAGTGATTACTCGAGCTATCTGACCGGCGAGGTCATCTCGGTTTCGAGTCAGCGCGCCTAG
- a CDS encoding VWA domain-containing protein has product MADDTMPDERDRRWRLVLGSDAESLPALQAGDVEMDKALSALYDRKGGLGGSAPKVARWLGDIRKYFPSTVVQVMQQDAIERLNLRMLLLEPEMMDSIVPDLSLATTLITLGEAIPDESKASARALVRKVVEDIERRIADGTRATLRGALSRSARTNRPLASDIDWNRTIARNLKTFQPDLKTIIPERLVGFRRAGRSVTKDIVLAIDQSGSMAESIVYSAVFGAVIASMRSLRTSLVVFDTEVVDLTDLLDDPVDVLFGTQLGGGTDINRAIAYCQTLITRPADSIFVLISDLYEGGVRDEMLARVKQLVDAGVQVVVLLALSDSGAPSFDREIAADLAAMEVPAFACTPDAFPELLALAITKGDIRGWADRTGLAQRGMSEP; this is encoded by the coding sequence ATGGCTGACGACACCATGCCCGACGAACGCGACCGCCGGTGGCGGCTGGTGCTGGGGTCGGATGCCGAATCGCTGCCGGCCCTGCAGGCCGGTGACGTCGAGATGGACAAGGCACTGTCGGCGTTGTACGACCGCAAGGGCGGCCTCGGCGGATCGGCACCCAAGGTGGCGCGCTGGTTGGGCGATATCCGAAAGTACTTCCCCAGCACGGTCGTTCAGGTGATGCAGCAGGATGCCATCGAACGACTCAACCTGCGCATGCTTCTGCTCGAACCGGAGATGATGGACAGCATCGTCCCGGACCTGTCGTTGGCCACCACGCTGATCACGCTCGGTGAGGCCATCCCCGACGAATCGAAAGCCTCAGCCCGGGCCCTGGTGCGCAAGGTGGTCGAGGACATCGAACGACGCATAGCCGACGGAACCCGTGCCACGCTGCGCGGCGCACTGTCGCGCAGCGCGCGGACCAACCGTCCGCTTGCCTCCGACATCGACTGGAACCGCACCATTGCCCGCAACCTGAAGACGTTCCAGCCCGATCTGAAGACGATCATCCCCGAACGGCTGGTCGGGTTCCGGCGTGCGGGGCGGTCGGTGACCAAGGACATCGTGCTGGCCATCGACCAGTCCGGCTCGATGGCCGAATCGATCGTGTATTCAGCGGTTTTCGGCGCCGTCATCGCGTCGATGCGGTCCCTGCGCACGTCGCTCGTGGTGTTCGACACCGAGGTCGTCGACCTGACCGATCTGCTCGACGATCCTGTCGACGTGCTGTTCGGCACCCAGCTCGGCGGCGGCACCGACATCAATCGGGCCATCGCCTACTGCCAGACCCTGATCACCCGACCGGCCGACAGCATCTTCGTGCTGATCTCGGATCTCTACGAAGGTGGCGTGCGTGACGAGATGCTGGCGAGGGTCAAGCAACTCGTCGATGCCGGCGTCCAGGTGGTGGTGCTGCTGGCACTGTCCGATTCGGGCGCACCGTCATTCGATCGGGAGATCGCCGCCGACCTGGCCGCCATGGAAGTCCCGGCATTCGCCTGCACCCCCGACGCCTTTCCCGAGTTATTGGCGCTGGCCATCACCAAGGGCGACATCCGCGGCTGGGCCGACCGCACCGGCCTGGCTCAGCGCGGGATGAGCGAGCCCTAG
- a CDS encoding DUF5691 domain-containing protein, which translates to MSDYQRMISAATVGFGARPFPEGTFDPPVDGSVAAVYDAGDPVGSVLRVAGLYATARRAGRLPERVEPATDPAPPETRPLITDAHGFLIERALTARPILDGALADIAAAGLRLPPRLIPELLRLQQSGVVTRALWDAIGNSGQWYALEHYGRNHRALRHVVQGRPTDWPKESDFTHGDTAKRLDWLATARALDPERARELVATHWSTEDAESRAALLAAFTSPEYDADEPFLEAALDDRAVTVRAAAVAVLGRRDRSRYLDRMKALAAHIFTVKKSMLGVKIAVHPLPGPDAAAIRDGLSTTKPEAVVARTPITFWAEVFGAVTPEKVARALYDTDQSVLAALTLSALRGNDPKWAVPLLQRCLPDDYGASYDPATAHPAISAEMIRALTHTAQTAPLVRIVASLPRPFAPDVAAALFGSLAGAGWGTARQRREAAAHLAAGYPLDWLPRLAKLADLTADEELHKFYATIFELLTLRFDLAKELR; encoded by the coding sequence GTGAGCGACTACCAGCGGATGATCTCCGCGGCGACCGTGGGATTCGGCGCCAGGCCCTTCCCCGAGGGCACCTTTGATCCTCCCGTCGACGGCAGCGTGGCAGCGGTATATGACGCAGGAGATCCCGTGGGATCGGTGTTGCGCGTCGCGGGCCTCTATGCCACCGCACGGCGCGCGGGCCGGCTGCCCGAACGCGTCGAACCGGCCACTGACCCCGCGCCTCCGGAGACTCGGCCGCTGATCACCGACGCGCACGGCTTTCTGATCGAACGCGCTCTCACCGCACGCCCCATACTCGACGGCGCACTCGCCGATATCGCCGCGGCCGGCCTGCGCCTGCCGCCACGGCTGATACCTGAGCTGTTGCGGCTGCAGCAGAGTGGTGTTGTGACGCGAGCACTCTGGGATGCGATCGGCAACTCCGGCCAGTGGTATGCCCTCGAACACTACGGCCGCAACCACCGCGCGCTCCGCCATGTTGTTCAGGGTCGGCCCACGGACTGGCCCAAGGAATCCGACTTCACCCACGGTGACACCGCCAAGCGCCTCGACTGGCTCGCCACTGCTCGCGCGCTCGACCCGGAGCGGGCTCGCGAACTGGTGGCGACGCACTGGTCGACAGAAGACGCCGAGTCCCGGGCAGCCCTGTTGGCGGCGTTCACCTCTCCCGAATATGACGCCGACGAGCCGTTCCTGGAAGCGGCGCTCGACGATCGAGCGGTCACAGTCCGGGCCGCCGCCGTCGCCGTGCTCGGTCGCCGGGACCGCAGCCGCTACCTGGACCGCATGAAAGCGCTTGCCGCACATATCTTCACGGTCAAGAAGTCGATGCTCGGGGTGAAGATCGCCGTACATCCCCTGCCCGGGCCCGACGCCGCCGCGATTCGTGACGGGCTGAGCACCACCAAACCCGAAGCCGTCGTCGCCCGAACCCCGATCACCTTCTGGGCGGAGGTGTTCGGCGCGGTGACACCGGAGAAGGTGGCCCGCGCGCTATACGACACCGATCAGTCCGTGCTGGCCGCATTGACACTCAGTGCACTGCGCGGCAATGACCCAAAGTGGGCGGTCCCGCTGTTACAGCGTTGTTTACCAGACGATTACGGCGCCAGCTATGACCCGGCCACGGCGCATCCGGCGATCTCGGCGGAGATGATTCGCGCGCTCACCCACACCGCGCAGACCGCGCCCCTGGTGCGCATCGTGGCGAGCCTGCCGCGACCGTTCGCCCCCGACGTTGCCGCGGCCCTGTTCGGATCGCTGGCCGGGGCGGGCTGGGGCACGGCGCGTCAACGCCGGGAGGCCGCGGCACACCTCGCCGCCGGGTATCCGCTGGACTGGCTGCCACGTTTGGCGAAGCTCGCCGACCTCACCGCCGACGAAGAACTGCACAAGTTCTACGCCACCATATTCGAACTGCTCACCCTGCGATTCGACCTTGCAAAGGAACTCCGATGA
- a CDS encoding response regulator transcription factor yields MKRILVVDDEPTILSAVATRLRAEAFEVETAVDGPSAVAAAAATQPDLVVLDVMLPGFDGLEVCRRIQAERVVPVLMLTARSDETDMLIGLGVGADDYLTKPFSMRELVARVRVLLRRVDRAVGDQPLSVGDYRIDLTERRVHQGDQEIHLTRTEFDLLAFLAGRPRAAVARETLLEHVWGWASEVETRTVDSHVKALRRKLGSELIRTVHGVGYALEIPR; encoded by the coding sequence GTGAAGCGAATCCTGGTGGTCGACGACGAGCCGACGATCCTGTCCGCAGTGGCCACCAGGTTGCGTGCCGAGGCGTTCGAGGTCGAGACCGCCGTCGACGGGCCCTCGGCGGTGGCCGCCGCCGCAGCGACCCAGCCGGATCTGGTGGTGCTCGACGTGATGCTGCCCGGCTTCGACGGGCTGGAGGTATGCCGGCGCATACAGGCCGAGCGCGTGGTGCCGGTGCTGATGCTGACCGCCCGCAGCGACGAGACGGACATGCTGATCGGATTGGGTGTCGGTGCCGACGATTACCTCACCAAGCCGTTCAGCATGCGCGAACTGGTGGCCCGGGTGCGGGTCCTGTTGCGCCGAGTCGATCGGGCAGTCGGTGACCAGCCGCTGTCGGTCGGCGACTACCGCATCGACCTGACCGAGCGCAGGGTCCATCAAGGTGATCAGGAGATCCACCTGACCCGAACTGAATTCGACCTGCTGGCCTTCCTTGCCGGCCGGCCCAGGGCGGCGGTGGCTCGCGAGACGCTGCTGGAACACGTCTGGGGCTGGGCGTCGGAGGTGGAGACCCGCACGGTGGACAGCCACGTCAAGGCATTGCGGCGCAAGCTGGGGTCAGAGTTGATCCGCACGGTCCACGGCGTCGGTTATGCCCTGGAGATACCGAGATGA
- a CDS encoding HAMP domain-containing sensor histidine kinase: protein MTELWDRLPRPLDPFASFKVKTGLLVGGAILLASFTFWIGASWQFRYALLAALATSLILTQFLAHGMTSPLRQMTAAARAMARGDYSLRVRATSRDEIGQLATAFNQMATDLEAADEYRRGLIGNVSHELRTPITALQAVLENVVDGVVEPDAATMRMALSQTERLGELVTNLLDLSRIEGGAIPLQISRFDVGEFLHDAVEHVSVSASDIPVVIRVSPPDLKAVADPARLRQVVVNLVDNAIRHSSPGDRVTVLATSQVSGLRLEVADQGPGIAPAERERVFQRFTRGATSDGGTGLGLAIARWAVELHGGVIEVMDTGMGCRIRVGIPEMTTGEASA, encoded by the coding sequence CTGACCGAGCTGTGGGACCGGCTGCCCCGGCCGCTTGACCCATTCGCGTCGTTCAAGGTCAAGACCGGTCTGTTGGTGGGCGGAGCGATCCTGCTGGCCTCGTTCACGTTCTGGATCGGTGCGAGCTGGCAGTTCCGGTATGCGCTACTGGCGGCGCTCGCCACGTCGCTGATCCTGACGCAGTTCCTCGCCCACGGGATGACCTCACCGCTACGGCAGATGACCGCGGCCGCACGAGCCATGGCCCGCGGCGACTACAGCCTCCGGGTACGCGCCACCTCGCGCGACGAAATCGGCCAATTGGCAACGGCATTCAACCAGATGGCGACTGATCTCGAAGCTGCCGACGAGTACCGGCGCGGACTGATCGGCAACGTATCCCACGAGCTGCGAACTCCCATCACCGCACTGCAAGCGGTATTGGAGAACGTCGTCGACGGTGTGGTCGAGCCTGACGCCGCGACCATGAGGATGGCGCTGTCGCAGACCGAGCGCCTGGGGGAGCTGGTGACGAATCTGCTCGATCTGTCGCGAATCGAGGGCGGGGCGATTCCGTTGCAGATCAGCCGGTTCGACGTTGGTGAGTTTCTGCACGACGCCGTCGAGCATGTCTCCGTATCTGCCAGTGACATACCGGTCGTCATCAGGGTGTCACCGCCCGACTTGAAGGCCGTCGCCGACCCGGCGCGGTTGCGGCAGGTGGTGGTCAACCTGGTGGACAACGCCATTCGGCACAGTTCGCCCGGTGATCGCGTCACGGTGCTGGCGACGAGTCAGGTGTCGGGCCTGCGGTTGGAGGTGGCCGACCAGGGGCCGGGCATCGCGCCGGCCGAGAGGGAACGAGTCTTCCAGCGGTTCACCCGGGGAGCCACCTCCGATGGCGGCACCGGCCTGGGGCTGGCGATTGCGCGATGGGCAGTCGAGTTACACGGCGGTGTCATCGAAGTGATGGACACCGGGATGGGATGCCGGATCAGGGTCGGCATCCCCGAAATGACGACGGGGGAGGCATCGGCATGA
- a CDS encoding DUF5682 family protein has translation MSELERIQPDIVVIEGPADADRLTTDVDHTDMVPPVAVMAYAVDDPAVSAFWPFGAFSPEWQALLWAARHQVPVRFCDLPAATVLAQHGQRREDVSRVRVDPIAALAEAAGYDDPERWWDDVVESRTDGTGFEAITEAMRTVRELEPDEDDPIEHQREAHMRQVIRKAAKEFATVVVVCGAWHAPALAGKFPPASADSALLRGLPKVKSATVWVPWTHSRLAAASGYGAGVRSPGWYQHAFLEQERPVETWLTLAARALRGHDIFVSSAHVIEGVRLANALAAMRGRAHPGLSEVNEATEAVLCEGSDTRFGLIVRELVVGERLGSVPEHLPMVPLLADITKQQKSLRLKPDATAKQVTLDLRKPNDLAKSHLLHRLAVLDIPWGEPEIATGQGTFKEPWTLQWLPEFAVKVVISSVWGNTVYRACKAKLADTAANATHLGEVTAAIEAALLGGVDEAVAPLLTILENKAAVDRDLTELMAALPALARSLRYGDVRRTDAGALSEVTTSLLRRVNVGLPATLTGLGPDAAAEMLAHINAVTDTVDLLDADVRGEWLATITRLADRDDLHGSLIGRFVRIGVDGAIFTTTEAARRMRRALSIGAPADEKSAWIEGFLSGSGLLLVHDTELLSVIDEWLTGLTATEFTDVLPLVRRTFSTFDAGIKRNIGHAVATAGSAAHTEFDIDADRARPAVIAAAAIFARGITHG, from the coding sequence ATGTCCGAGCTGGAGCGGATCCAGCCGGACATCGTGGTGATCGAAGGCCCGGCCGACGCGGACCGGCTCACCACCGACGTCGACCACACCGACATGGTGCCGCCCGTCGCGGTCATGGCCTACGCCGTCGACGATCCCGCGGTGTCGGCGTTCTGGCCGTTCGGCGCGTTCTCCCCCGAATGGCAGGCGCTGTTGTGGGCGGCCCGGCACCAGGTGCCGGTGCGGTTCTGCGACTTACCGGCGGCAACTGTGCTGGCCCAGCACGGCCAGCGGCGTGAGGATGTCTCGCGGGTTCGCGTCGACCCGATCGCGGCGCTCGCCGAGGCGGCGGGCTACGACGATCCCGAACGCTGGTGGGACGATGTGGTGGAATCACGCACGGACGGAACCGGTTTCGAGGCGATCACCGAGGCCATGCGGACGGTGCGGGAGCTCGAGCCCGACGAAGACGATCCGATCGAGCATCAGCGCGAAGCACACATGCGCCAGGTGATCCGTAAAGCGGCCAAGGAATTCGCGACAGTGGTCGTGGTGTGCGGGGCCTGGCATGCACCGGCCTTGGCCGGGAAATTCCCTCCCGCGAGCGCGGATTCGGCTCTGCTCCGCGGCCTGCCGAAGGTCAAGTCGGCGACGGTGTGGGTGCCGTGGACGCATTCGCGGCTGGCCGCAGCCTCGGGTTACGGCGCGGGCGTACGCTCCCCGGGCTGGTATCAGCACGCGTTCCTCGAACAGGAACGCCCGGTGGAAACCTGGCTCACCTTGGCGGCCAGAGCCTTACGCGGCCACGACATCTTCGTGTCCTCGGCGCACGTCATCGAAGGGGTCCGGCTGGCCAACGCGCTGGCCGCGATGCGGGGCCGGGCCCATCCGGGTTTGAGCGAGGTCAACGAGGCCACCGAGGCCGTGCTGTGCGAGGGCTCCGATACCCGGTTCGGCCTGATCGTGCGGGAGCTGGTCGTCGGTGAACGGCTCGGCAGCGTCCCCGAACACCTGCCGATGGTGCCGCTGCTCGCCGACATCACCAAGCAGCAGAAGTCGCTGCGGCTGAAGCCTGACGCCACGGCCAAGCAGGTCACGCTCGACCTGCGCAAGCCGAACGATCTCGCCAAATCCCATTTACTGCACCGGCTCGCCGTCCTCGATATCCCGTGGGGTGAGCCCGAGATCGCCACCGGACAAGGCACGTTCAAGGAACCGTGGACCCTGCAGTGGCTGCCGGAGTTCGCCGTGAAGGTCGTGATTTCGTCGGTGTGGGGCAACACCGTGTACCGCGCCTGCAAGGCCAAACTCGCCGATACCGCTGCGAATGCCACGCATCTGGGTGAAGTCACCGCGGCCATCGAGGCCGCCCTGCTCGGCGGTGTCGACGAGGCCGTGGCACCACTGCTGACCATCCTGGAGAACAAAGCCGCGGTCGACCGGGATCTCACCGAGCTGATGGCAGCCCTGCCCGCGCTGGCCCGCTCACTGCGCTACGGCGATGTGCGTCGCACCGATGCGGGGGCGCTGAGCGAGGTCACCACATCGCTGCTGCGCCGGGTCAATGTCGGCCTGCCCGCGACACTGACCGGGCTGGGTCCGGACGCGGCGGCCGAGATGCTCGCGCACATCAACGCCGTCACAGACACCGTCGATCTGCTCGACGCCGACGTCCGCGGCGAATGGCTGGCCACCATCACGCGGTTGGCCGATCGCGACGACCTGCACGGCAGTCTGATCGGCCGGTTCGTCCGGATCGGTGTCGACGGAGCTATCTTCACCACCACCGAGGCGGCCCGCCGCATGCGCCGCGCCTTGAGCATCGGTGCGCCGGCCGACGAGAAGTCCGCCTGGATCGAGGGTTTCCTGTCGGGCAGCGGTCTGCTGTTGGTGCACGACACCGAACTGCTCTCCGTGATCGACGAATGGCTGACCGGTTTGACGGCAACCGAATTCACCGATGTCCTGCCGCTGGTGCGTCGTACCTTCAGCACTTTCGACGCCGGCATCAAACGCAACATCGGGCACGCGGTGGCCACCGCTGGTTCGGCTGCACACACCGAATTCGACATCGACGCCGATCGCGCCCGCCCCGCGGTGATCGCGGCGGCGGCCATCTTCGCACGGGGGATCACCCATGGCTGA
- a CDS encoding SWIM zinc finger family protein, protein MNSGVDQSAGWSADDVRQFAGTAYAAGQKLAGAAGWSNTGATQTLLWGDFQGSGRTPYRVQVNLVGPTYKCSCPSRQFPCKHVVGLVLRWSGGSVEASEAPAGGVEASAPTSPKPPREVSEKAIAARQRSVAEGLEQLDRWIEDQIRNGISGISTDPYGGWCEPIAKRMVDAKAPGLAGWVRSLPGYLTHDEWPRMIIEDLGLMRLLTKAYRTIDTLPEETAAAVRRHIGFTVSRAEVLATDPVTDTWQVLGYAETLEDRYTTRRMWLSGSATGLLVNVQSTAPSGASFDNRLTPGREFTGGVHLYPGGPSSFRVAIPDGDVPTVPIQRLNVAGTGIDDALAARALALAVDPWLLRYPAIVTARAVQHSRPKRRHLADADGNALPAICDDDRWARLQAGTGGRLQPLLVEITPDGVDPLAMLNDAAPSRLTGPAVTAL, encoded by the coding sequence GTGAACAGCGGGGTGGACCAGAGCGCGGGATGGTCCGCCGACGACGTGCGCCAGTTTGCCGGAACGGCGTACGCAGCCGGCCAGAAACTCGCGGGCGCTGCGGGGTGGTCCAATACCGGCGCCACCCAGACCTTGCTGTGGGGCGACTTCCAGGGAAGCGGGCGGACACCGTATCGCGTGCAGGTCAACCTGGTGGGCCCGACGTACAAGTGCTCGTGCCCGTCGCGGCAGTTTCCCTGCAAGCACGTGGTCGGCCTGGTGCTGCGCTGGTCCGGCGGCAGTGTGGAAGCTTCGGAGGCCCCGGCAGGCGGTGTCGAGGCGTCCGCGCCGACCTCCCCGAAGCCCCCGCGTGAGGTCAGCGAGAAAGCCATCGCGGCGCGGCAGCGCAGCGTTGCCGAGGGCTTGGAGCAGCTCGACCGATGGATCGAAGATCAGATCCGAAACGGCATTTCCGGGATCAGCACCGATCCGTACGGCGGGTGGTGTGAGCCGATCGCCAAACGCATGGTCGACGCCAAGGCGCCCGGCCTGGCGGGCTGGGTGCGCAGCCTGCCCGGTTACCTCACCCACGACGAGTGGCCGCGGATGATCATCGAGGATCTCGGGTTGATGCGGCTGCTGACCAAGGCCTACCGCACCATCGACACGCTGCCCGAGGAGACTGCCGCCGCGGTGCGCCGGCACATCGGATTCACGGTGTCACGCGCGGAAGTGCTGGCCACCGATCCGGTAACCGACACCTGGCAGGTCCTCGGGTATGCGGAGACGTTGGAAGACCGGTACACCACCCGGCGGATGTGGTTGAGCGGCAGTGCTACCGGGCTGCTGGTCAATGTGCAGTCCACCGCACCCAGCGGTGCCAGCTTCGACAATCGGCTCACCCCGGGGCGCGAGTTCACCGGCGGCGTCCACCTGTATCCCGGCGGGCCGTCGAGCTTCCGCGTCGCGATCCCCGATGGCGACGTGCCGACCGTCCCCATCCAACGCCTCAACGTGGCCGGTACCGGTATCGACGACGCACTCGCCGCCCGCGCCCTGGCACTGGCGGTCGACCCGTGGTTGCTGCGCTATCCCGCGATCGTCACCGCCCGAGCCGTACAGCACAGCAGGCCCAAGCGCCGGCACCTGGCCGATGCGGACGGCAACGCCCTACCGGCGATCTGCGACGACGACCGCTGGGCACGGCTGCAGGCGGGAACCGGTGGACGATTACAGCCGCTGCTGGTCGAGATCACCCCGGACGGTGTCGATCCGCTGGCGATGTTGAACGACGCGGCACCGTCGCGTCTGACCGGGCCGGCGGTGACCGCCCTGTGA